In Sphingobium sp. B2D3C, a genomic segment contains:
- a CDS encoding phage holin family protein, which yields MSDPDTMHTAAGTPPNPEDALEKETIGESFSRLIASGRELAEAELTWAKLKAALIAAAARRAALFGVLAFLFVSLALVTLVAAAVIALAPSVGWLGAALIVAGGLLLLALLCGLMVKRALSPLSKADRP from the coding sequence ATGAGTGATCCCGACACCATGCACACTGCGGCGGGCACCCCGCCGAACCCTGAAGACGCGCTTGAAAAGGAGACCATTGGCGAGAGCTTTTCGCGACTGATTGCATCGGGCCGCGAACTCGCCGAGGCGGAACTGACGTGGGCGAAGCTCAAAGCGGCATTGATTGCCGCTGCGGCCCGACGCGCGGCGCTGTTCGGCGTCCTCGCCTTTTTGTTCGTCAGCCTGGCGCTTGTTACGCTGGTCGCGGCAGCCGTGATCGCGCTCGCGCCTTCTGTCGGTTGGCTTGGCGCGGCTCTGATCGTAGCGGGAGGCCTCCTGCTGCTCGCTTTACTTTGCGGCCTGATGGTCAAGCGGGCCCTCTCCCCCCTCAGCAAGGCAGACCGGCCATGA
- the eno gene encoding phosphopyruvate hydratase, giving the protein MTAILDIHARQILDSRGNPTVEVDVLLEDGSFGRAAVPSGASTGAYEAVEKRDGDKSVYLGKGVLQAVDAVNGEIAEAITGMDAEDQGDVDAAMIELDGTENKARLGANAILGVSLATAKAAADARGLPLYRYVGGVSAHVLPVPMMNIINGGEHADNPIDFQEFMIMPVGAESIAHAVQMGSEIFHTLKKGLHDKGLATGVGDEGGFAPNIASTVEALDFIMQSIEKAGYKPGENVVLALDCAATEFFKNGSYVISGEGKTLSPAEMADYLADLVARYPIKSIEDGMSEDDFEGWKILTDKIGDKCQLVGDDLFVTNPKRLAMGIEKGLANSMLVKVNQIGSLTETLAAVDMAHRARYTNVMSHRSGETEDATIADLAVATNCGQIKTGSLARSDRLAKYNQLIRIEEELGDRAYYAGTSIFR; this is encoded by the coding sequence ATGACCGCAATTCTCGACATTCACGCCCGCCAGATCCTGGACAGCCGCGGCAACCCGACGGTGGAAGTCGACGTGTTGCTGGAAGACGGCAGCTTCGGCCGCGCCGCCGTTCCCTCGGGCGCATCCACCGGCGCTTATGAAGCGGTCGAGAAGCGCGATGGCGACAAGTCCGTCTATCTCGGCAAGGGCGTTCTCCAGGCCGTCGATGCGGTCAATGGCGAGATTGCCGAAGCGATCACCGGCATGGATGCCGAGGATCAGGGCGATGTCGACGCCGCAATGATCGAGCTGGACGGCACGGAGAACAAGGCGCGGCTCGGCGCCAACGCCATTCTCGGCGTGAGCCTCGCGACGGCCAAAGCGGCTGCCGATGCGCGCGGGTTGCCGCTGTATCGCTATGTCGGTGGGGTGTCCGCCCATGTGCTGCCGGTGCCGATGATGAACATCATCAATGGCGGCGAACATGCCGACAATCCGATCGACTTCCAGGAGTTCATGATCATGCCGGTGGGGGCGGAGAGCATCGCCCACGCCGTGCAGATGGGCTCGGAAATCTTCCACACGCTCAAGAAGGGCCTGCACGACAAGGGTCTTGCGACCGGCGTGGGCGACGAGGGTGGGTTTGCGCCCAACATCGCTTCAACGGTCGAAGCACTCGACTTCATCATGCAGAGCATCGAGAAGGCCGGTTACAAGCCGGGTGAGAATGTCGTGCTGGCGCTCGATTGCGCAGCGACCGAGTTTTTCAAGAATGGCAGCTATGTGATCTCCGGCGAGGGCAAGACGCTCTCCCCGGCTGAAATGGCCGACTATCTCGCGGACCTCGTCGCGCGCTACCCGATCAAGTCGATCGAGGACGGCATGAGCGAGGACGATTTCGAGGGCTGGAAGATCCTGACCGACAAGATCGGCGACAAGTGCCAGCTGGTGGGCGATGATCTTTTCGTCACCAACCCCAAGCGCCTCGCCATGGGCATCGAGAAGGGGCTGGCCAACTCCATGCTCGTCAAGGTCAACCAGATCGGCTCGCTGACCGAAACGCTCGCCGCCGTCGATATGGCACACCGGGCGCGCTACACCAATGTGATGTCGCACCGCTCGGGTGAGACTGAGGACGCGACCATTGCCGACCTGGCGGTCGCCACGAACTGCGGCCAGATCAAGACCGGCTCGCTGGCGCGCTCCGACCGGCTCGCCAAGTACAACCAGCTCATCCGCATCGAGGAAGAGCTGGGCGACCGCGCTTATTATGCGGGAACGTCGATTTTCCGCTGA
- a CDS encoding FtsB family cell division protein, producing MAHLAKLRFLLGSAFTPAIAIFLLLLFIGYAIIGPNGILAWSDYSRQLKQRQAELSALHKQKAALENRVKLLDPRHADPDMVDELVRKQLGVTHPDEVVVPMK from the coding sequence ATGGCGCATCTGGCAAAATTGAGGTTTCTTCTTGGTTCGGCGTTTACGCCGGCTATTGCCATTTTCCTGCTCCTGCTCTTCATCGGCTATGCCATCATTGGCCCGAATGGCATTCTCGCATGGTCCGATTACAGCCGGCAGCTCAAGCAGAGGCAGGCCGAGTTGTCGGCGCTGCACAAGCAGAAGGCCGCACTGGAGAATCGAGTGAAGCTGCTCGATCCGCGCCATGCTGATCCGGATATGGTCGACGAGCTGGTCCGCAAGCAACTCGGCGTCACGCACCCCGATGAAGTCGTCGTTCCGATGAAATGA
- the pdhA gene encoding pyruvate dehydrogenase (acetyl-transferring) E1 component subunit alpha, producing MAKPASRRAQNAPASTATAPSADHNRERPGEPNPYDASQEELLEFYRQMLLIRRFEERAGQLYGLGLIGGFCHLYIGQEAVAVGIQSALTPGKDSVITGYRDHGHMLAYGIDPKIIMAELTGREAGISRGKGGSMHMFSVEHKFFGGHGIVGAQVSLGTGLAFGHKYNEDGGVCVAYFGDGAANQGQVYESFNMAELWKLPIIYVIENNQYAMGTSVARSSAEDQLYRRGESFRIPGIQVDGMDVLAVRGATEAALEYVRSGKGPILLEMKTYRYRGHSMSDPAKYRSRDEVQHMRDTSDPIEGLKKILADAGVKEEDLKAIDTKIRKDVSEAADFAETSPEPEMAELYTDVLVEQY from the coding sequence TTGGCGAAGCCAGCTTCCAGACGCGCGCAAAATGCCCCTGCATCCACTGCCACGGCGCCGTCTGCGGACCATAACCGGGAGCGCCCCGGTGAGCCCAATCCCTATGACGCGAGCCAGGAAGAGCTGCTCGAATTCTACCGTCAGATGCTGCTCATCCGCCGCTTCGAGGAACGGGCCGGGCAGCTTTACGGTCTCGGCCTGATCGGCGGCTTCTGCCACCTCTATATCGGTCAGGAAGCGGTTGCGGTCGGCATCCAGTCGGCGTTGACGCCCGGCAAGGACAGCGTGATCACCGGTTATCGCGATCATGGCCACATGCTCGCTTATGGCATCGATCCCAAGATCATCATGGCCGAGCTGACGGGCCGGGAGGCCGGCATTTCGCGCGGCAAGGGCGGCTCGATGCACATGTTCAGCGTCGAGCATAAGTTCTTCGGCGGCCATGGCATCGTCGGCGCGCAGGTCAGCCTCGGCACCGGTCTGGCGTTCGGTCACAAATATAACGAGGATGGCGGCGTGTGCGTCGCGTACTTCGGCGACGGCGCGGCCAATCAGGGCCAGGTCTATGAGAGCTTCAACATGGCCGAGCTGTGGAAGCTCCCGATCATCTATGTGATCGAGAACAACCAATATGCCATGGGCACCTCCGTGGCGCGCTCCTCGGCCGAGGATCAGCTCTATCGTCGCGGCGAGAGCTTCCGCATTCCGGGCATCCAGGTCGATGGCATGGACGTGCTGGCCGTGCGCGGCGCGACCGAGGCGGCGCTGGAATATGTCCGCTCCGGCAAGGGGCCGATCCTGCTGGAAATGAAGACCTATCGCTATCGCGGTCACTCGATGTCCGATCCGGCGAAATATCGCTCGCGCGACGAAGTGCAGCACATGCGCGACACGTCCGACCCGATCGAGGGCCTCAAGAAGATTCTCGCCGATGCCGGCGTGAAGGAAGAGGATTTGAAGGCCATCGATACGAAGATCCGCAAGGATGTGAGCGAGGCGGCGGACTTCGCGGAAACCTCGCCCGAGCCTGAAATGGCCGAACTTTATACCGATGTGCTGGTGGAGCAGTATTGA
- a CDS encoding pyruvate dehydrogenase complex E1 component subunit beta, with protein MGLEIKMPALSPTMEEGTLAKWLVKEGDEVKAGDIMAEIETDKATMEFEAVDEGTIEKILIAEGTDNVKVGTVIAMLSGEGEEAPAPAAQAPKAEAQAAPKAADEAEAPKKAESGTANLSGSKASAVTDPAIPEGTQMVKTTVREALRDAMAEEMRRDPRVFLMGEEVAEYQGAYKVTQGLLDEFGPKRVIDTPITEHGFAGIGAGAAMGGLKPIVEFMTFNFAMQAMDQIINSAAKTNYMSGGQMRCPIVFRGPNGAASRVGAQHSQNYGPWYAAVPGLIVIAPYDSSDAKGLLKAAIRSEDPVVFLENELVYGRSFEVPQLEDHVLPIGKARIVRPGKDVTLVSYSIGVGVALEAAETLAADGIDAEVIDLRTLRPLDTATVLESLKKTNRLVVVEEGWPVCSIASEIAAVCMEQGFDDLDAPVLRVTNEDVPLPYAANLEKAALIDAARVVKAARKVCYRN; from the coding sequence ATGGGTCTCGAGATCAAGATGCCGGCCCTCTCGCCGACGATGGAAGAGGGGACGCTGGCCAAGTGGCTCGTCAAGGAAGGCGATGAGGTCAAGGCCGGCGACATCATGGCCGAGATCGAGACCGACAAGGCGACGATGGAGTTCGAGGCTGTCGATGAAGGCACCATCGAGAAGATCCTGATCGCCGAGGGCACCGACAATGTGAAGGTCGGCACCGTGATCGCGATGCTCTCCGGCGAAGGCGAAGAAGCGCCCGCACCGGCTGCGCAAGCTCCCAAGGCCGAAGCGCAGGCCGCGCCCAAGGCTGCGGACGAGGCTGAGGCGCCCAAGAAGGCCGAGAGCGGCACCGCCAATCTCTCGGGTAGCAAGGCGAGCGCGGTGACGGACCCGGCGATCCCCGAAGGCACGCAGATGGTCAAGACGACTGTCCGCGAAGCGCTGCGCGATGCCATGGCCGAGGAAATGCGGCGCGATCCGCGCGTGTTCCTGATGGGCGAGGAAGTCGCCGAATATCAGGGCGCTTACAAGGTCACCCAGGGCCTGCTCGACGAGTTCGGCCCCAAGCGCGTGATCGACACGCCGATCACCGAACATGGCTTTGCCGGCATCGGCGCGGGCGCTGCCATGGGCGGCCTCAAGCCGATCGTCGAGTTCATGACCTTCAACTTCGCCATGCAGGCGATGGACCAGATCATCAACTCGGCCGCCAAGACCAACTACATGTCCGGGGGGCAGATGCGCTGCCCGATCGTGTTCCGTGGCCCCAATGGGGCGGCGAGCCGGGTTGGCGCGCAACACAGCCAGAATTACGGTCCCTGGTATGCCGCCGTGCCGGGCCTGATCGTGATCGCGCCTTATGACAGCTCGGATGCCAAGGGCCTGCTCAAGGCGGCGATCCGCAGTGAAGACCCGGTGGTGTTCCTCGAGAACGAGCTGGTCTACGGGCGCAGCTTCGAGGTGCCGCAGCTTGAGGATCATGTCCTGCCGATCGGCAAGGCACGCATTGTCCGCCCCGGTAAGGATGTGACGCTGGTGAGCTATTCCATCGGGGTTGGCGTCGCGCTGGAGGCGGCGGAAACGCTTGCCGCCGATGGCATCGATGCCGAGGTGATCGACCTGCGCACGCTACGCCCGCTCGATACCGCGACGGTGCTGGAAAGCCTCAAGAAGACCAACCGCCTCGTGGTGGTCGAAGAGGGCTGGCCGGTCTGCTCCATCGCCAGCGAGATTGCGGCGGTCTGCATGGAGCAGGGCTTCGACGATCTCGATGCGCCGGTGCTGCGCGTGACCAATGAGGATGTGCCCCTGCCTTATGCGGCCAATCTCGAAAAGGCGGCGCTGATCGATGCGGCGCGGGTCGTGAAGGCTGCCCGCAAGGTCTGCTATCGGAATTGA
- a CDS encoding nuclear transport factor 2 family protein translates to MPNETGRPTAAQEDYAADRAAIMQLEAEYLMALDWGDAESYAALFAPEGVLEWAGGTAVGPEEIYKEIGVYKQAIKQYYGDDGSGQPVTLRHFITNQAIYVHGDTAKGVIYWFEVANNGTGHTPHIGSYGHYEDRMRKVDGAWKFVSRKIFNEQLPGRRAGAENPGRAARLP, encoded by the coding sequence ATGCCGAACGAAACCGGACGCCCGACAGCGGCGCAGGAGGATTATGCCGCCGATCGCGCCGCGATCATGCAGCTCGAAGCCGAGTATCTCATGGCGCTCGATTGGGGCGATGCCGAAAGCTACGCCGCCCTGTTCGCGCCCGAAGGCGTGCTGGAATGGGCAGGCGGCACCGCCGTCGGGCCGGAGGAAATCTACAAGGAAATCGGCGTCTACAAGCAAGCCATCAAGCAATATTATGGCGACGATGGCTCAGGCCAGCCTGTCACCCTGCGCCACTTCATCACCAATCAGGCCATCTATGTGCATGGCGATACGGCCAAGGGCGTGATCTACTGGTTCGAGGTAGCCAATAACGGCACCGGGCACACCCCGCATATCGGCAGCTACGGCCATTATGAGGACAGGATGCGCAAGGTGGATGGCGCCTGGAAGTTCGTCAGCCGCAAGATCTTCAACGAGCAATTGCCGGGCCGTCGCGCCGGCGCCGAAAATCCGGGACGCGCCGCGCGCCTTCCCTGA
- a CDS encoding MFS transporter has product MAMAPQAAHSVPGDDAGAASQQWPSSPRAYFALTVIIIATFLSFFDATVFGMLAERIKVDFGLSDTQLGILGGPASIIFYVFVGIPLARLVDIYPRKMILAISAAVTGGVTMLSGLAQGFGQFIAARMLLGAGGSAHGPGSYSLIVDMFRPKKIPIAFALLQFGFIGGTTLGVLFGGMMIGAVSHWDTSYLWGLRIFNWQWILIGLGLLSFPAALLFLLVKEPARRAAVADPIAVPQKASFGRKIATFMGFDAIRGIQAKGMVYYPLFIALALSATESQGIGFWRVPFLVRTYGMDEAQIGAVLAPMLLVAQLAGLVLGGLMVSWFGRKYKDANVRTAAICFTAVTICTLAAPLMPTGHLAMGAMAVATLFGLAGAPAQNAAVQRVAPQAMRGQVTALYLFMFTFFGAMGSLVIGVVAQYVVRDEARLWQAIFITALVLLPLATISMWRACKPYREEIERLEAAEAAAVSKAMPAGS; this is encoded by the coding sequence ATGGCAATGGCACCTCAGGCGGCACACTCCGTGCCGGGCGACGATGCTGGGGCCGCGTCGCAGCAATGGCCCTCTAGCCCGCGTGCCTATTTCGCGCTGACTGTCATCATCATCGCCACCTTCCTGAGCTTTTTCGATGCCACCGTGTTCGGAATGCTGGCGGAGCGGATCAAGGTCGATTTCGGCCTGTCCGATACGCAACTTGGCATATTGGGCGGCCCGGCGAGCATCATCTTCTACGTGTTCGTCGGCATTCCGCTGGCCCGGCTCGTGGATATCTATCCGCGCAAGATGATCCTCGCGATCAGCGCGGCGGTGACGGGCGGTGTCACCATGCTGAGCGGTCTGGCGCAGGGCTTCGGCCAGTTCATCGCGGCGCGGATGCTGCTGGGCGCGGGCGGATCGGCCCATGGCCCCGGCTCCTATTCTCTCATCGTGGACATGTTCCGGCCGAAGAAAATCCCGATTGCCTTCGCGCTGCTGCAGTTCGGTTTCATCGGCGGCACCACGCTTGGCGTGCTGTTCGGCGGGATGATGATCGGCGCGGTATCGCATTGGGATACCAGTTACTTGTGGGGCCTGCGCATCTTCAACTGGCAGTGGATCTTGATCGGCCTCGGCCTGCTGTCCTTCCCGGCGGCGCTGCTGTTCCTGCTGGTGAAGGAGCCTGCGCGCCGTGCCGCGGTCGCCGACCCGATCGCAGTGCCGCAAAAGGCCAGCTTCGGCCGCAAGATCGCCACGTTCATGGGCTTCGATGCCATTCGCGGCATTCAGGCGAAAGGCATGGTCTATTATCCTCTGTTCATCGCGCTGGCGCTCAGCGCCACGGAAAGCCAGGGCATCGGTTTCTGGCGCGTGCCCTTCCTCGTGCGCACCTATGGCATGGACGAGGCGCAGATCGGCGCGGTGCTCGCGCCCATGCTGCTGGTCGCGCAGCTCGCCGGCCTCGTGCTCGGTGGCCTGATGGTCTCGTGGTTCGGCCGCAAGTATAAGGACGCGAACGTTCGCACGGCGGCGATCTGTTTCACCGCGGTCACCATCTGCACGCTGGCCGCGCCGCTGATGCCGACGGGGCACCTCGCCATGGGCGCAATGGCCGTGGCGACGCTCTTCGGCCTCGCGGGCGCGCCGGCCCAGAATGCCGCCGTGCAGCGGGTCGCGCCGCAGGCCATGCGCGGGCAGGTGACCGCGCTGTACCTGTTCATGTTTACCTTCTTCGGCGCGATGGGCAGCCTCGTGATCGGCGTCGTGGCGCAATATGTCGTGCGGGATGAGGCGCGGCTCTGGCAGGCGATCTTCATCACCGCGCTCGTGCTGCTGCCACTCGCCACGATCAGCATGTGGCGCGCGTGCAAGCCCTATCGCGAGGAAATCGAGCGCCTGGAAGCAGCAGAAGCTGCGGCTGTGAGCAAAGCAATGCCTGCGGGGAGTTGA
- a CDS encoding NAD-dependent succinate-semialdehyde dehydrogenase translates to MTNYPALHMIIDGEAVTGGDRRTQTIVNPATGETLGELPLATTADLDRALETAQRGFNRWRNSTAQERAAVLSGAARLLMERQETLARIATMEQGKTLPESRIEVMMVAGLFNFYAGEVSRLYGRALVRPAGMRSTVTYEPVGPVAAFSPWNFPLGNPGRKLGAPIAAGCSVIMKSAEETPASALGVLQCLLDAGLPKDVAQAVFGVPDEVSRHLLASPIIRKLSFTGSTVIGKHLAKLAAEDLKRTTMELGGHGPVLVFDDVDVDRVLDVMVGHKYRNAGQVCVSPTRFIVQENVYERFRDGFASRAKALKVGNGLEDGIQMGPMANERRPDAMERLIGGAVSSGAKLNAGGERIGNQGFFYAPSVLSEIPLDAEIMNEEPFGPVALINPFGKVDDMIAEANRLPYGLAAYSWTDDVKLQRRVAREVETGMLGVNSVAIGGADSPFGGVKWSGHGHEDGPEGLHACLVTKVVHEG, encoded by the coding sequence ATGACCAATTATCCTGCCCTGCACATGATCATCGATGGCGAGGCCGTGACCGGCGGTGATCGCCGAACGCAGACCATCGTCAATCCTGCGACAGGCGAGACCCTTGGCGAGCTGCCGCTGGCCACCACCGCGGATCTCGACCGCGCGCTGGAAACCGCGCAGCGCGGGTTCAATCGCTGGCGCAACTCGACGGCGCAGGAGCGCGCTGCCGTGCTCTCCGGCGCAGCGCGTCTGCTCATGGAGCGGCAGGAGACGCTGGCTCGCATCGCCACGATGGAGCAGGGCAAGACCCTGCCTGAATCCCGCATCGAAGTGATGATGGTCGCCGGCCTGTTCAATTTCTACGCGGGTGAGGTTTCGCGCCTCTATGGCCGCGCGCTGGTTCGCCCGGCCGGCATGCGCTCGACGGTGACTTATGAGCCGGTCGGCCCGGTTGCGGCCTTCTCGCCCTGGAACTTCCCGCTCGGCAATCCTGGTCGTAAGCTGGGCGCGCCGATTGCGGCGGGCTGCTCGGTGATCATGAAGTCTGCCGAAGAGACCCCGGCGTCCGCGCTCGGCGTGCTGCAGTGCCTGCTCGATGCTGGCCTGCCCAAGGACGTCGCGCAGGCCGTGTTCGGCGTGCCCGATGAGGTGTCGCGCCACCTGCTCGCTTCGCCGATCATCCGCAAGCTCAGCTTCACCGGCTCGACCGTGATCGGCAAGCACCTCGCCAAGCTGGCTGCCGAAGACCTGAAGCGCACCACGATGGAACTGGGCGGTCACGGCCCGGTGCTGGTGTTCGATGATGTCGACGTGGATCGCGTGCTGGATGTCATGGTCGGCCACAAATATCGCAACGCCGGCCAGGTCTGCGTCTCGCCGACCCGGTTCATCGTGCAGGAAAATGTCTACGAGCGGTTCCGTGACGGGTTCGCGAGCCGCGCCAAGGCGCTCAAGGTCGGCAATGGCCTTGAGGATGGCATCCAGATGGGGCCGATGGCCAATGAGCGTCGCCCGGATGCCATGGAGCGCCTTATCGGTGGCGCGGTCAGCAGCGGCGCAAAGCTCAATGCGGGTGGCGAGCGCATCGGCAATCAGGGCTTCTTCTATGCCCCGTCCGTGCTCAGCGAAATTCCGCTCGATGCCGAGATCATGAACGAGGAGCCGTTCGGCCCGGTCGCGCTCATCAATCCGTTCGGCAAGGTCGACGACATGATCGCGGAGGCCAATCGGCTGCCTTATGGTCTCGCCGCTTACAGCTGGACGGACGACGTCAAGCTGCAGCGCCGCGTGGCGCGGGAAGTCGAGACCGGCATGCTCGGCGTGAACAGCGTTGCCATCGGCGGTGCGGACTCGCCGTTCGGCGGCGTCAAGTGGTCGGGCCACGGCCATGAGGATGGCCCCGAGGGCCTCCACGCCTGCCTCGTGACCAAGGTCGTCCACGAAGGCTGA
- a CDS encoding amidohydrolase family protein: MTHALNTGGDRGYLRIATEEAFATAEQLDAFLKLVKEGRADKATTSLWGFYGTSPSERTQFIRDRLLDLDDLRIQAMDETGIDVAILSLTSPGGQAFETDEAKTLVRNANDVLKAACERHPSRYVGMVSIVPQDVQWSVEEIARGKNELGFKGVMVNSHTKGHYLDEEQFDPILKACADNNLPLYIHPQSPPDAMIAGMVEAGLDGAIFGFGVETGYHLLRILTTGVFDRYPNLTVCVGHGGEAIPYWLFRMNYMHQAGVRSKRYERLKPLNHDLFHYMRNNVCVTTSGMACPLAIKLCIDQLGEDRVMYAMDYPYEYVADEVRTHDNLDISAEAKKKLMQTNAERVFNL; encoded by the coding sequence ATGACCCACGCGCTCAACACCGGCGGCGATCGCGGCTATCTTCGCATCGCGACCGAAGAGGCTTTTGCGACGGCAGAACAGCTCGACGCCTTTCTGAAGCTGGTCAAAGAGGGCCGGGCCGACAAGGCTACCACGTCGCTCTGGGGTTTCTACGGCACGTCGCCTTCCGAGCGGACCCAGTTCATTCGCGATCGACTACTCGATCTGGACGATCTGCGCATTCAGGCGATGGACGAGACCGGAATCGACGTCGCCATTCTCTCCCTGACATCGCCCGGTGGACAGGCATTCGAGACCGATGAAGCCAAGACGCTGGTCCGCAATGCCAACGACGTTCTGAAGGCCGCCTGCGAACGCCACCCGTCGCGCTATGTCGGCATGGTCTCCATCGTCCCGCAGGACGTGCAGTGGTCCGTCGAGGAAATCGCACGCGGCAAGAACGAGCTGGGCTTCAAGGGCGTGATGGTCAACAGCCACACCAAGGGTCACTATCTCGATGAAGAGCAGTTCGACCCCATCCTGAAGGCCTGCGCCGACAATAATCTGCCGCTTTACATCCACCCGCAGTCGCCGCCGGATGCGATGATCGCCGGCATGGTCGAGGCTGGCCTCGATGGCGCGATCTTCGGCTTCGGTGTCGAGACCGGCTACCATCTGCTGCGTATCCTGACGACGGGTGTGTTTGACCGCTATCCCAACCTGACCGTGTGCGTCGGCCATGGCGGCGAGGCGATCCCCTACTGGCTGTTCCGCATGAACTACATGCATCAGGCTGGCGTCCGCTCGAAGCGCTACGAGCGCCTCAAGCCGCTCAACCACGACCTGTTCCACTACATGCGCAACAATGTCTGCGTGACGACGAGCGGCATGGCCTGTCCGCTGGCGATCAAGCTGTGCATCGATCAGCTCGGCGAGGACCGGGTGATGTACGCGATGGATTATCCCTATGAATATGTCGCTGACGAAGTGCGCACGCACGACAATCTCGACATTTCTGCAGAAGCCAAGAAGAAGCTGATGCAGACCAACGCCGAGCGGGTCTTCAACCTGTGA
- a CDS encoding MFS transporter, with the protein MTTPPVSGRVTGTAWYALALVALTNAMSLLDRNILAILAPRIKADLQIGDAELGLLYGTVFALFYALFSLPLGRLSDGWIRTRILAIAIAFWSFSSGLAAFASGFAMLAISRLGVGIGEGATSPAGTSLLFDYFPKHRRGLVMGTIAASIAVGLGMSNVVGGVAAQWWETLYPAGQAPLRLAGWQFAFLVASIPGLVLALLLWHLKEPQRGAMDGIASRPDPAPFRSSLALLGAVTPGTNLLSLAASKASARHWTANIGVMVLMVGLMTLFVHLASAFSPRPALSFGGVPLNPHILQWGVMGFGIIVIFNLLQRLALADPPTYQVTVRSPALMIAIAVGALQTVINYGIMGFTPAFIMQTYGTSPAETGVTFGLLSLVIGVIGPMISGPLADWFDKSMPATGRVYLTLFALGVSPLIGVWTYHAPDAFGFYSRFVLYSVILTCWMPPLYSLIYGLVLPRMRGITASTYLIISTIFGLGMGPYLVGMISDATGDLRTAILSVNWMAIPIIVLLVILLTRIRKDESLILVRARDAGEPV; encoded by the coding sequence GTGACGACCCCGCCGGTGTCGGGCCGGGTGACCGGCACCGCCTGGTATGCGCTGGCGTTGGTGGCTCTCACCAACGCCATGTCGCTGCTGGATCGCAACATCCTCGCCATTCTCGCGCCGCGCATCAAGGCGGACCTGCAGATTGGCGATGCCGAGCTGGGGCTGCTGTACGGAACGGTGTTCGCGCTGTTCTACGCGCTGTTTTCCCTGCCGCTCGGTCGCCTGTCGGATGGCTGGATTCGCACGCGCATCCTGGCCATCGCCATCGCCTTCTGGTCCTTCTCGAGCGGCCTCGCGGCCTTTGCGAGCGGCTTTGCGATGCTGGCGATTTCCCGGCTGGGCGTGGGTATCGGCGAGGGGGCAACATCCCCCGCCGGCACATCCTTGCTGTTCGATTATTTCCCCAAGCACCGGCGTGGCCTGGTGATGGGCACCATCGCGGCGTCCATCGCGGTGGGCCTTGGCATGTCCAATGTCGTCGGCGGTGTCGCGGCGCAATGGTGGGAAACGCTTTACCCGGCGGGGCAAGCGCCGCTGCGGCTGGCAGGCTGGCAGTTCGCCTTTCTGGTTGCGTCCATTCCGGGCCTCGTCCTCGCTCTGCTGCTGTGGCACCTCAAGGAGCCTCAGCGCGGCGCGATGGATGGCATCGCGTCCCGGCCCGATCCGGCGCCGTTCCGCTCGAGCCTCGCGCTGCTCGGTGCGGTGACGCCCGGCACCAATTTGCTGAGCCTTGCCGCCAGCAAGGCCAGTGCCCGCCACTGGACCGCCAATATCGGCGTCATGGTGCTCATGGTCGGCCTGATGACGCTGTTCGTGCATCTGGCTTCGGCCTTCTCGCCGCGCCCGGCGCTCAGTTTCGGTGGCGTGCCGCTCAATCCTCACATCCTGCAATGGGGTGTGATGGGCTTTGGCATCATCGTGATCTTCAACCTGTTGCAGCGGCTGGCGCTTGCCGATCCGCCGACCTATCAGGTGACGGTGCGCTCGCCCGCGCTGATGATCGCGATTGCGGTCGGCGCGCTGCAGACGGTGATCAATTACGGCATCATGGGCTTCACGCCCGCCTTCATCATGCAGACCTATGGTACTTCGCCCGCTGAGACGGGCGTCACCTTCGGCCTGCTCTCGCTGGTGATCGGCGTGATCGGCCCGATGATTTCGGGGCCCCTGGCTGACTGGTTCGACAAGTCCATGCCGGCGACCGGGCGCGTGTATCTCACGCTGTTCGCGCTCGGCGTCTCGCCACTCATCGGGGTCTGGACCTATCATGCGCCGGATGCGTTCGGCTTCTACAGCCGCTTCGTGCTCTACAGCGTCATCCTGACCTGCTGGATGCCGCCGCTCTACTCGCTGATCTATGGACTTGTGCTGCCCCGCATGCGCGGCATCACCGCAAGCACCTATCTCATCATCTCCACCATTTTCGGCCTCGGCATGGGGCCCTATCTGGTCGGGATGATCTCGGATGCCACGGGTGATCTGCGCACCGCGATCCTCAGCGTCAACTGGATGGCGATTCCCATCATCGTCCTGCTGGTCATTCTCCTCACCCGCATCCGCAAGGACGAGAGCCTCATTCTGGTCCGCGCCCGGGATGCAGGGGAACCTGTCTGA